A genomic region of Manihot esculenta cultivar AM560-2 chromosome 15, M.esculenta_v8, whole genome shotgun sequence contains the following coding sequences:
- the LOC110601408 gene encoding transcription factor PRE5, with translation MSSRRSRQSAGVPRITDDQIIELVSKLRQLLPEIRDRRTDKVSASKVLQETCNYIRSLHREVDDLSERLSQLLATIDADSPEAAIIRSLIM, from the exons ATGTCTAGCAGAAGGTCCAGGCAGTCTGCTGGTGTTCCAAGAATCACTGATGATCAGATAATTGAACTTGTCTCCAAGTTACGCCAACTTCTCCCCGAGATTCGTGATAGGCGCACCGATAAG GTATCAGCTTCCAAGGTCCTACAAGAGACCTGCAACTACATCAGGAGCTTGCACAGGGAGGTTGATGACTTGAGTGAGAGATTGTCCCAGCTTTTGGCTACAATTGATGCTGATAGTCCTGAAGCTGCCATAATAAGGAGTTTAATCATGTAA